A single genomic interval of Eptesicus fuscus isolate TK198812 unplaced genomic scaffold, DD_ASM_mEF_20220401 scaffold_65, whole genome shotgun sequence harbors:
- the LOC129148500 gene encoding carcinoembryonic antigen-related cell adhesion molecule 21-like encodes MESLSAPIHRGPVTWHGLLLAVSLLNFWSPPSTAELAIVSTNAVQGSNAILRIRNKPPNAIGFTWYRWEAEHSNPNIATLTLQERRYKTEPAYSGRAKINVNGSLQLKNVTPRDTGIYTVKVHLPDSKQEIGFGRLDVYQPVRVPIILASNTTVMEHKDSVILACYTNAVSIQWFLNGMNLQLTERMKLSWENRILIIDPVRREDAGNYQCEASNPVSSAKSVPVELDIKL; translated from the exons ATGGAGTCCCTCTCAGCCCCTATCCACAGGGGACCTGTCACCTGGCACGGGCTCCTGCTGGCTG tTTCACTCTTAAATTTCTGGAGCCCACCAAGCACTGCCGAACTTGCTATTGTGTCAACCAATGCTGTCCAAGGGAGTAATGCGATTCTACGTATCCGCAATAAGCCTCCTAATGCTATAGGCTTCACGTGGTACAGGTGGGAAGCAGAACACTCCAATCCTAATATTGCAACTCTTACACTGCAAGAAAGAAGGTATAAAACAGAGCCTGCATACAGCGGTCGAGCAAAGATAAACGTTAATGGATCCTTGCAGTTAAAGAATGTCACCCCGAGGGACACAGGAATCTACACCGTAAAAGTCCACCTTCCAGACTCAAAACAAGAAATAGGATTTGGACGGCTCGATGTATACC AGCCAGTGAGAGTGCCCATAATCCTAGCCAGCAATACAACAGTCATGGAGCATAAGGATTCCGTGATCCTGGCCTGCTACACAAATGCAGTCTCCATCCAGTGGTTCCTCAATGGCATGAATCTGCAGCTGACAGAGAGGATGAAGCTGTCCTGGGAAAACAGAATTCTCATCATAGACCCTGTCAGGAGGGAGGATGCTGGGAATTACCAGTGTGAAGCGTCCAACCCTGTCAGTTCTGCTAAAAGTGTACCAGTTGAGCTGGATATAAAATTGTAG